From Oscillatoria sp. FACHB-1407, a single genomic window includes:
- the petD gene encoding cytochrome b6-f complex subunit IV, whose product MATIKKPDLSDPVLREKLKKGMGHNYYGEPAWPNDLLYIFPVVILGTIACCVSLAVLDPALVGEPANPFATPLEILPEWYLYPAFQILRIVPNKLLGIALQTAIPLGLMLVPFIENVNKFQNPFRRPVATTVFLIGTAATLWLGIGATFPIDKSLTLGLF is encoded by the coding sequence ATGGCAACTATTAAAAAGCCGGATCTGAGCGATCCAGTTTTACGCGAAAAGCTCAAAAAGGGCATGGGACACAACTACTACGGTGAACCCGCATGGCCCAACGACTTGCTCTATATCTTCCCAGTTGTTATCTTAGGCACGATCGCCTGCTGCGTATCGCTTGCAGTTCTTGATCCTGCCCTGGTTGGTGAGCCTGCTAACCCCTTTGCAACTCCGCTAGAGATTCTGCCAGAGTGGTATTTGTACCCTGCTTTCCAGATTCTTCGGATCGTTCCCAACAAGTTGTTAGGGATTGCATTACAAACGGCTATTCCTCTGGGTTTAATGTTGGTTCCCTTCATTGAGAACGTTAACAAGTTCCAGAATCCCTTCCGTCGCCCTGTTGCTACTACCGTCTTCTTGATTGGAACCGCAGCAACGCTTTGGCTTGGAATCGGCGCAACCTTCCCGATTGATAAGTCTCTGACGTTAGGATTGTTCTAG